A window of the Sporosarcina sp. FSL K6-2383 genome harbors these coding sequences:
- a CDS encoding SIMPL domain-containing protein (The SIMPL domain is named for its presence in mouse protein SIMPL (signalling molecule that associates with mouse pelle-like kinase). Bacterial member BP26, from Brucella, was shown to assemble into a channel-like structure, while YggE from E. coli has been associated with resistance to oxidative stress.) codes for MYYPYVQQFTSQQRRVMTVTGIGSLSVAPDTVQIQLEVRTENKQLSQAQQENAAAMNQVIAALLQLGISREDIQTVSYNIFPQYDFVDGQQLFRGYEVTNAITVKITTIEQAGNVIDVAVQNGVNNVSNIQFMVEGEQLHYQQALSLALKNAVAKAQTIAETMQLQLDPTPIKIVEEHKAESVTPRMFAAKEMSGSTPIEQGQIVISATVEVQFQY; via the coding sequence ATGTATTATCCTTATGTTCAGCAATTCACGAGCCAGCAACGCCGAGTTATGACTGTTACGGGAATTGGTAGCCTGTCAGTCGCACCAGATACTGTTCAAATTCAGTTGGAGGTACGTACGGAAAATAAACAGTTGAGTCAGGCACAACAGGAAAATGCTGCTGCGATGAATCAAGTGATAGCAGCATTATTGCAATTAGGAATTAGCAGAGAGGATATACAAACAGTTTCTTATAACATTTTTCCGCAATATGATTTCGTAGATGGCCAGCAACTATTTAGAGGATATGAGGTTACAAATGCAATCACTGTTAAAATCACTACTATTGAACAAGCTGGAAATGTAATAGATGTGGCTGTTCAAAACGGGGTGAACAACGTCTCTAATATTCAATTCATGGTAGAGGGTGAACAATTGCATTATCAACAAGCACTGAGCCTAGCGTTAAAGAACGCTGTTGCAAAAGCGCAAACAATAGCGGAAACGATGCAACTTCAGCTTGATCCTACACCGATTAAAATTGTTGAGGAGCATAAGGCAGAATCGGTAACACCTCGGATGTTTGCGGCAAAAGAAATGAGCGGATCTACACCGATTGAACAAGGGCAAATTGTGATTAGTGCCACGGTAGAGGTACAATTTCAGTATTGA
- a CDS encoding GNAT family N-acetyltransferase, with translation MFIRKAELADASGIAKVHVDSWRTTYKGIVPDTYLDNLSYESREQVWMSGIKQNNVYIVEDEDSQIVGFASSGKERTGKYEAYVGELYAIYLLEGQQMKGLGQKLIQTVVEDLKEKKLNSMLIWALKENPACRFYERLGGKKIDTAEIEIDGKKLSEIAYGWADLADWKGRE, from the coding sequence GTGTTTATTCGAAAGGCGGAATTAGCGGATGCTTCGGGTATCGCGAAGGTCCATGTGGATAGCTGGCGGACAACGTACAAGGGAATTGTACCGGACACTTATTTGGATAATTTGTCATATGAAAGTCGCGAGCAGGTGTGGATGAGTGGTATAAAGCAGAATAACGTATACATAGTAGAAGATGAGGATAGTCAGATTGTGGGATTTGCTTCAAGCGGTAAAGAGCGCACTGGTAAATATGAAGCGTATGTGGGCGAGTTATATGCGATTTATCTATTAGAAGGGCAGCAGATGAAAGGGCTTGGACAAAAGCTCATCCAGACAGTCGTGGAAGATTTGAAAGAAAAGAAACTGAACTCGATGCTTATTTGGGCGCTTAAAGAAAATCCTGCTTGCCGTTTTTACGAAAGGTTGGGAGGAAAGAAAATCGACACGGCAGAAATCGAGATTGATGGCAAGAAGTTGAGTGAAATTGCCTATGGTTGGGCTGATCTTGCTGATTGGAAAGGACGAGAATAA
- a CDS encoding ASCH domain-containing protein, producing MNKAAQIYWDEFWKGSEKPTSVTAWMFGGIPDELAQLVIDGKKTATCSGHVIYELENEPLPEINDYSVVLNSEEQPVAIIKTVEVSLMPMNQVSEDFAIAEGEGPYEDWKSAHVTFFTGELQSHGLEFSEDMLLICERFTLIDVKNK from the coding sequence ATGAATAAAGCAGCACAAATATATTGGGATGAATTTTGGAAGGGCAGTGAAAAACCAACATCTGTCACTGCATGGATGTTTGGCGGTATACCTGATGAACTTGCACAGCTTGTAATTGATGGAAAAAAGACAGCGACGTGTTCAGGACATGTAATCTATGAGTTGGAGAATGAGCCACTGCCTGAAATAAATGACTACAGCGTTGTTTTAAATAGTGAAGAACAGCCGGTTGCCATTATTAAAACGGTTGAAGTATCGCTTATGCCGATGAATCAAGTGTCGGAGGACTTTGCGATAGCTGAAGGTGAAGGACCTTATGAAGATTGGAAATCAGCTCACGTAACATTTTTCACTGGTGAATTACAGAGTCATGGACTTGAATTTTCGGAAGACATGCTTCTTATTTGCGAACGATTTACGCTGATTGACGTAAAGAATAAGTAA
- a CDS encoding DUF402 domain-containing protein, with the protein MSYEGRKICIADRGYYWMQHFPEGQQYSVTTVFNPSGSIVQWYIDICKEIGYCLENGPWMDDLYLDLIVLPTGEVIDKDIDELEAALKNNEISSSEYESAWAEFKRLKVSLAEERLKLKELTVPHFKLLVQTLNDQEGGD; encoded by the coding sequence ATGAGCTATGAAGGTAGGAAGATTTGTATTGCTGATAGAGGCTATTATTGGATGCAACATTTTCCAGAAGGACAGCAATATTCGGTTACTACAGTGTTTAATCCTTCTGGTAGTATTGTGCAATGGTATATCGATATTTGTAAAGAGATAGGGTACTGCTTGGAAAATGGGCCATGGATGGATGATTTGTATCTAGATCTCATTGTATTGCCAACGGGGGAAGTGATTGACAAGGATATTGATGAGTTGGAAGCTGCCTTAAAGAACAATGAGATTTCTAGTAGTGAATATGAATCTGCTTGGGCAGAGTTTAAAAGGCTGAAAGTTTCATTGGCGGAAGAGCGTTTGAAATTAAAGGAATTGACGGTACCTCATTTCAAACTACTAGTTCAAACGCTGAACGATCAGGAAGGGGGCGATTGA
- a CDS encoding short-chain dehydrogenase: protein MNSNGHALVIGGTGMLAGVCIDLAFKGYSVSVIGRTLPKFKRLQVESPPNSIFPLITDYDTDDVFDEINKAMRERGPFDLIISWTPNYSVLERICGMNHEAKSFRLFHVKGSRRYFEDDPIHIPSQCNYRKVFLGFVMEDSGSRWLTHDEIAHGVIKQIATDDKEGIIGQIHPYEARPG, encoded by the coding sequence ATGAACAGTAATGGTCATGCCCTAGTGATTGGCGGAACGGGTATGCTTGCTGGGGTTTGTATTGACCTTGCATTTAAAGGCTATTCTGTCTCTGTTATTGGGCGGACATTGCCCAAATTTAAACGACTACAAGTAGAAAGTCCACCCAATTCTATATTTCCACTTATAACAGATTACGATACAGATGATGTCTTTGACGAAATTAATAAAGCGATGAGGGAACGTGGTCCGTTTGATCTTATTATCAGCTGGACACCTAATTACAGTGTGCTTGAGCGTATTTGTGGGATGAATCATGAGGCTAAATCTTTTCGGTTATTTCATGTAAAAGGAAGTCGGCGATATTTCGAAGATGATCCCATTCATATTCCTAGTCAATGTAACTACAGGAAAGTCTTTTTGGGATTTGTAATGGAGGACAGTGGTTCACGCTGGCTCACACACGATGAGATTGCACATGGAGTCATTAAACAAATCGCCACCGATGATAAAGAGGGAATAATAGGTCAAATACATCCTTATGAAGCCCGGCCGGGTTAA
- a CDS encoding GNAT family N-acetyltransferase: protein MTFTVERVEDLQAITISHLVKESETEGYRFLSRLVNDFQDGTNRFNKPGEALFAVQNKAGDVVAIGGVNQSPFSDDTQVARLQRFYVLDDARRQGVGSLLLKQIIDHSRGSFNEMTVRTESSKADAFYRSNGFELDDSASETTHVMQLE, encoded by the coding sequence ATGACATTTACAGTGGAACGGGTTGAGGATTTACAAGCGATTACAATTTCTCATTTAGTGAAGGAAAGTGAAACGGAAGGCTATCGCTTTTTGTCGCGCTTAGTTAATGATTTTCAAGATGGCACCAATCGGTTCAACAAACCGGGAGAGGCCTTATTCGCTGTTCAAAATAAAGCTGGCGATGTTGTTGCGATTGGTGGTGTCAATCAATCACCTTTTTCCGACGATACACAAGTTGCGCGTTTGCAAAGGTTTTACGTGTTAGACGATGCAAGGCGGCAAGGTGTTGGATCTCTTTTACTCAAACAAATTATTGACCATTCTCGCGGTAGCTTTAATGAAATGACGGTCCGAACAGAATCCTCGAAGGCGGATGCTTTTTATCGGTCGAATGGGTTTGAATTAGATGATTCTGCTTCAGAGACGACGCATGTGATGCAATTGGAATAA
- a CDS encoding YitT family protein, with the protein MAIQQFRKTVFFEYIQVIFGAALVGLAFNIFFLPARLAAGGVSGISTILYELFLFNPAYVQWLINIPLLILGVVLVGKEFSLKTLVGTFFVPFVIWITADIKLSVDNPLLSAIYGGIMLGVGLGIVYRGNGSTGGTALIAQLVKKFTGLSSGFSQLLVDGLVVLTSAFVFNFELALYAMIAIYVTSKVIDFVQLQTSPTKLVMIITDKEEEVQAIIKNEINRGLTKIKSIGGYSNQEKTMILCVVEQAEAVYFKKVLQKLEPTSFVIFLNASEILGRGFSRAQVDGDVEK; encoded by the coding sequence ATGGCGATACAACAATTTAGAAAAACAGTTTTTTTTGAATATATTCAAGTTATTTTTGGGGCTGCACTCGTTGGTTTGGCATTTAATATTTTCTTCTTACCGGCGAGACTGGCAGCAGGCGGCGTTTCAGGAATAAGTACGATTCTTTATGAACTTTTTCTATTCAATCCGGCTTACGTGCAGTGGCTCATTAATATCCCTCTATTAATACTCGGAGTTGTCCTTGTGGGGAAAGAATTTAGCCTGAAAACATTAGTCGGTACATTTTTTGTGCCATTCGTTATTTGGATAACCGCGGATATCAAGCTCTCTGTCGATAATCCTTTGCTGAGTGCAATTTACGGTGGGATTATGCTTGGAGTCGGATTAGGGATTGTGTATCGTGGAAATGGTTCGACAGGTGGAACGGCTTTGATCGCTCAATTGGTGAAAAAGTTCACAGGATTATCCAGTGGCTTTTCACAACTGCTTGTTGATGGGCTTGTGGTTCTCACATCGGCGTTTGTTTTTAATTTTGAGCTAGCACTATATGCAATGATTGCGATTTACGTCACAAGTAAAGTGATTGACTTCGTCCAACTGCAAACGTCTCCAACGAAGCTGGTGATGATTATTACGGATAAAGAAGAGGAAGTACAAGCCATTATCAAAAATGAAATTAACCGAGGCTTAACGAAGATTAAATCGATTGGCGGCTACTCGAATCAAGAAAAGACCATGATCCTCTGTGTCGTGGAACAAGCAGAGGCTGTTTATTTTAAAAAGGTGCTTCAAAAGCTTGAACCAACTTCATTTGTCATTTTCTTGAACGCATCGGAAATTCTCGGTCGTGGTTTTTCAAGAGCGCAGGTGGATGGAGATGTAGAGAAATAG
- a CDS encoding nucleotidyltransferase family protein — MLIQNEKDVISLIQEDKWMMDLLKCAKSLNLPDWWICAGFVRSKIWDVLHGFGERTTMPDIDVIYYDAENIEEIVEKQYEETLGKLLSTVPWSVKNQARMHIANNISPYSSSVDAIGKFPETATSFGVKLDERNNVILAAPHGIQDAVNLIVKPTPYFLESRDRMLIYKKRVREKNWQATWGNIEMMNLEPII; from the coding sequence ATGTTGATTCAAAATGAAAAAGATGTCATTTCTCTTATTCAAGAAGACAAATGGATGATGGACCTATTAAAATGTGCTAAATCATTGAATTTACCTGATTGGTGGATTTGTGCGGGATTTGTTCGATCTAAGATTTGGGATGTACTGCATGGTTTTGGTGAAAGAACTACGATGCCTGATATTGATGTGATTTATTACGATGCGGAGAATATTGAAGAGATAGTCGAAAAGCAATATGAGGAGACATTGGGGAAACTACTCTCAACTGTCCCTTGGTCGGTTAAAAATCAGGCGAGAATGCATATTGCGAATAATATATCGCCCTATTCTTCATCTGTGGATGCAATCGGAAAGTTTCCTGAAACGGCCACATCATTTGGTGTGAAGCTAGATGAGAGGAACAATGTCATCTTGGCAGCGCCTCATGGTATACAGGATGCTGTCAATTTGATAGTGAAACCAACTCCTTATTTCTTGGAATCAAGGGATAGGATGTTGATTTATAAAAAAAGGGTTAGGGAAAAGAATTGGCAAGCTACATGGGGCAACATTGAAATGATGAATTTGGAGCCGATTATATAG
- a CDS encoding DUF2087 domain-containing protein — protein sequence MEERFLITDKEREKVLGNYFKQGINGPLDVFPSKEKRKYIIAQEIIKRFDIGKVYLEKEVNELLKAVHEDFATIRRFLIDYRFMSRSDDGREYWIDDVDSK from the coding sequence ATGGAAGAGCGTTTTTTAATTACGGATAAAGAAAGAGAAAAAGTATTGGGGAATTATTTCAAGCAAGGTATTAATGGGCCGCTTGATGTATTTCCGAGCAAGGAAAAAAGAAAATATATTATTGCCCAGGAAATCATTAAACGTTTTGACATTGGAAAAGTCTATTTGGAGAAGGAAGTTAATGAATTATTAAAAGCAGTTCATGAAGACTTTGCTACAATTAGACGATTTTTAATTGATTACCGCTTTATGAGTCGTAGTGATGATGGCAGGGAGTATTGGATTGATGATGTTGATTCAAAATGA
- the dnaN gene encoding DNA polymerase III subunit beta, with product MDFKVSGSLFTSAMSDINKVISSRSVIPILSGIKIVANENGLTLTGSNSDIFIERIIPSLINGEKIVEISEFGNVVVLSKYLNELLKKLPDDIHMKSDFNGSITIKSGNIETKLNGFDSNEYPKLPEMDSDNNVKVPFGKLMEAIKQTGFAVSKSESRPVLTGVKMEFQQNKLICTATDSHRLARREVHIESEIQQSFVVPSTSLSELMHLKESESSNVDIYYTNNFIVFKTANSSLYSRLIEGSFPNVQALVPSESKSTITINTKGLMEGIDRACVFSTEWKNNNVNLKIVDDARIKIASNATEVGMIEEYQEIIQIDGQNDIQMTFDGRFMLEALKGIQEENVTISFGGMMKPIVIKPQHSGACLNLISPLRTY from the coding sequence ATGGATTTTAAAGTAAGTGGTTCTTTATTTACAAGTGCGATGTCTGATATCAATAAAGTTATTTCATCAAGAAGTGTTATTCCGATACTTTCCGGAATAAAAATAGTGGCCAACGAAAATGGTTTAACGTTAACAGGAAGCAATTCGGATATTTTTATAGAAAGAATAATTCCCTCTTTAATTAATGGAGAAAAAATTGTGGAAATAAGCGAATTTGGAAATGTTGTTGTCCTCTCCAAGTATTTAAATGAACTACTAAAAAAATTACCTGATGATATTCATATGAAATCGGATTTCAATGGTTCAATCACAATTAAATCTGGGAATATTGAAACGAAGCTAAATGGATTTGATTCGAATGAATATCCAAAACTCCCGGAGATGGATAGTGACAATAACGTGAAAGTTCCGTTTGGTAAATTAATGGAGGCTATAAAGCAAACTGGGTTTGCAGTTTCTAAAAGCGAGTCTAGACCCGTACTAACTGGTGTGAAAATGGAGTTTCAACAAAATAAGCTAATTTGTACCGCGACTGACTCACATAGATTAGCACGGAGAGAAGTACATATAGAATCGGAAATACAACAATCATTCGTCGTTCCAAGTACGAGCCTTTCTGAACTGATGCATCTTAAGGAGTCTGAGTCTTCAAACGTAGATATCTATTATACAAATAACTTTATCGTATTTAAGACTGCTAACAGTTCACTTTATTCGAGGTTAATAGAAGGTAGCTTTCCAAACGTCCAAGCCCTAGTACCTTCAGAATCAAAATCTACGATAACAATTAACACGAAAGGACTAATGGAGGGGATTGACCGAGCTTGTGTATTTTCGACTGAATGGAAAAATAACAACGTAAATTTAAAAATTGTAGATGATGCAAGAATTAAAATAGCATCAAATGCTACAGAAGTTGGAATGATTGAAGAATATCAAGAAATAATCCAAATTGATGGTCAGAACGACATTCAAATGACTTTTGATGGTCGCTTTATGCTGGAGGCATTGAAAGGGATACAAGAAGAAAACGTAACAATAAGTTTTGGTGGCATGATGAAACCAATTGTAATTAAGCCACAACATAGCGGGGCTTGTTTGAACCTTATCTCGCCGTTGCGGACTTATTAA
- a CDS encoding DUF2785 domain-containing protein — MLITTLESYLDGRISELTPEVRQEMLREIGNSDGYLRDNLIYKSFGKLIFSDQLTPQEIDALLEVVIGEEYLCYRLGESGTDSVFTRSFSALAIAAIIEYDIEKKVVQRDLVQHTVHNVIHYMMEEKDTRGFIEGKGWAHAIAHGADVLDALAKHPFLKKEDISQVLHAVQHCLCKQVDYLDEEEERLANIIASLLEHQNAERDIQAWMAGLTGMVETQLDENKGSIDAYHTKRTVKNFLKAVYIMLNSKEIGVESNKDIFRVLEKWMYIH; from the coding sequence ATGTTGATAACAACGTTAGAAAGTTATCTCGATGGTAGAATATCGGAGTTAACACCAGAAGTTAGGCAAGAAATGTTAAGGGAAATTGGAAATTCGGATGGTTATTTACGTGACAATCTAATTTATAAAAGCTTCGGAAAGTTGATTTTTTCGGATCAATTAACTCCGCAAGAAATCGATGCATTACTCGAAGTCGTCATAGGGGAAGAGTACCTATGCTATAGGCTTGGGGAGTCTGGAACGGATTCCGTTTTTACACGGTCCTTTTCTGCACTTGCCATAGCAGCGATTATCGAATACGACATAGAGAAAAAAGTTGTGCAACGAGATCTTGTGCAACACACTGTACATAATGTCATTCACTATATGATGGAAGAAAAAGATACACGCGGGTTTATTGAAGGAAAGGGATGGGCGCATGCTATTGCACATGGCGCGGATGTCTTGGACGCCTTAGCAAAACATCCCTTCCTTAAAAAAGAGGACATTAGCCAAGTTCTTCACGCAGTTCAACATTGCCTGTGTAAGCAAGTGGATTATTTGGATGAAGAGGAGGAACGGCTGGCGAACATAATCGCTTCCTTACTAGAGCACCAGAATGCTGAACGGGATATCCAAGCCTGGATGGCAGGGTTGACTGGAATGGTCGAAACACAATTGGATGAAAATAAAGGGTCAATTGACGCCTATCATACTAAACGGACAGTAAAGAATTTCTTGAAAGCTGTGTATATCATGTTGAACTCAAAAGAAATCGGCGTAGAGAGTAACAAGGACATTTTTCGAGTTCTAGAAAAATGGATGTACATTCATTAG